The following coding sequences lie in one Myxococcus xanthus genomic window:
- a CDS encoding c-type cytochrome — translation MKRAAWGVVALALVLTGCDDGGDGRVPAAEYGEVLFNDSRLSESGFNSFSCATCHATTPTAPTGRMDSGYTLYDSAFRESWWGGFETRLLDAVNFCYVNFMRGVTPLPKDSPQSRALYEYLVSISPSPSAPARPFTVVKDIVEVTRGDVTRGQQVYMEACQSCHGAPHTGAGRLTELASILPEVTNDYDELFPGVPKSLVVIEKVRHGQFFGVGGNMPLYSLETLSDEDLGALLAFLAL, via the coding sequence ATGAAGCGCGCGGCCTGGGGTGTGGTGGCACTGGCCCTGGTGCTGACCGGCTGCGACGACGGCGGCGATGGCCGCGTGCCGGCGGCGGAGTACGGCGAGGTGCTGTTCAACGACTCGCGGCTGTCGGAGAGCGGCTTCAACAGCTTCTCGTGCGCGACGTGCCACGCGACGACGCCCACTGCACCCACGGGGCGGATGGACTCCGGCTACACGCTGTATGACTCTGCGTTCCGGGAGAGCTGGTGGGGCGGCTTCGAGACGCGCCTGCTGGACGCGGTGAACTTCTGCTACGTGAACTTCATGCGGGGCGTGACGCCGCTGCCGAAGGACTCGCCGCAGAGCCGGGCGTTGTACGAGTACCTGGTGAGCATCAGCCCGAGCCCGTCCGCGCCGGCCCGTCCCTTCACGGTGGTGAAGGACATCGTCGAAGTCACGCGCGGTGACGTGACGCGTGGACAGCAGGTCTACATGGAGGCCTGCCAGAGCTGCCACGGCGCGCCCCACACCGGCGCGGGCCGGCTGACCGAGCTGGCGTCGATTCTACCGGAGGTGACGAACGACTACGACGAGCTGTTCCCCGGCGTGCCCAAGTCACTGGTCGTCATCGAGAAGGTGCGGCACGGCCAGTTCTTCGGTGTCGGGGGCAACATGCCGCTCTACAGCCTGGAGACCCTGTCTGACGAGGACCTGGGCGCATTGCTCGCATTCCTGGCTTTGTGA
- a CDS encoding DUF1444 family protein: MEPREALMRQVEALLRADPAVEKVERRTQDYGLDITRAGSDGTFFLDNLYADTRELPPDQRVQLIQRYLRALWQESPDSLHWEQARELLLPVLRASTFGMSLQKQAEADREMVGRRTLPFLRELLVMDLPESAMFVQRRHLETWGVTEEEAFTAAHANLARLPDEGVELYDEEHGPLWTVETRDTYETSRLLRPGFLASFAGRVEGRPIAILPERSTLLIGGDARPELVARLSESAEREYAAASRCLTPALYTVDDAGRVVPYVHPGQDVLANRVRLAHVRLALAEYSAQKEELDELHEAQEVDLFVASYSATARKRDEFPISWCVWAHDVDALLPEADMVAVSPAAEGKDFFTVPWQEVQRIAGSCFTRVPELWPPRYRTTEKPSPEMVEQLRAAQVSFEDFQSP; this comes from the coding sequence GTGGAGCCGCGCGAGGCACTGATGCGGCAGGTGGAGGCCCTGCTGCGCGCCGACCCGGCGGTGGAGAAGGTGGAGCGGCGCACGCAGGACTACGGGCTCGACATCACCCGCGCCGGAAGTGACGGCACCTTCTTCCTGGACAACCTCTACGCGGACACGCGCGAGCTGCCGCCCGACCAGCGCGTCCAGCTCATCCAGCGCTACCTGCGCGCGCTGTGGCAGGAGTCGCCGGATTCGCTCCACTGGGAGCAGGCCCGCGAGTTGCTCCTGCCCGTGCTGCGCGCGTCCACCTTCGGAATGTCGTTGCAGAAGCAGGCAGAGGCGGACCGGGAGATGGTGGGGCGGCGGACGCTGCCTTTCCTGCGCGAGCTGCTGGTGATGGACCTGCCGGAGTCCGCCATGTTCGTCCAGCGCCGGCACCTGGAGACCTGGGGCGTGACCGAGGAAGAAGCCTTCACTGCGGCCCACGCGAACCTGGCCCGGCTTCCGGACGAAGGCGTGGAGCTCTACGACGAGGAGCATGGCCCGCTGTGGACGGTGGAGACGCGCGACACCTACGAGACGTCCCGGCTGCTGCGCCCGGGGTTCCTCGCGTCCTTCGCCGGGCGCGTGGAAGGTCGGCCCATCGCCATCCTCCCGGAGCGCTCCACGCTGCTCATCGGTGGAGACGCGCGCCCGGAGCTGGTGGCGCGTCTGAGCGAGAGCGCCGAGCGGGAGTACGCGGCCGCGTCCCGGTGCCTGACGCCCGCCCTGTACACGGTGGACGACGCGGGACGCGTGGTGCCCTATGTGCACCCCGGGCAGGACGTGCTGGCGAACCGGGTGCGGCTGGCCCACGTCCGCCTGGCGCTGGCGGAGTACAGCGCACAGAAGGAGGAGCTCGACGAGCTCCATGAGGCACAGGAGGTCGACCTGTTCGTCGCCAGCTACAGCGCGACGGCGCGCAAGCGAGACGAGTTCCCCATCTCCTGGTGTGTCTGGGCGCATGACGTGGACGCCCTGCTGCCGGAGGCGGACATGGTCGCCGTGTCTCCCGCGGCGGAGGGCAAGGATTTCTTCACCGTTCCGTGGCAGGAAGTGCAGCGCATCGCAGGCAGTTGTTTCACGCGGGTGCCGGAGCTGTGGCCGCCGCGCTACCGCACCACGGAGAAGCCGTCCCCGGAAATGGTGGAGCAACTTCGCGCCGCGCAGGTCTCCTTCGAGGACTTCCAGTCGCCCTGA
- a CDS encoding endonuclease V, whose amino-acid sequence MLACVDVDYRPELTVAACVLFRNWADANEASHLVEHGPAAEPYEPGQFYRRELPHLLRVLARVEVPLEAIIVDGYVWLGEDRPGLGAHLYEALNREVPVIGVAKTAYVTTGPSVPVLRGKSLRPLFVGAAGMDAATAAEHIRRMHGASRTPTMLNRVDRLCRMS is encoded by the coding sequence ATGCTCGCTTGCGTGGACGTGGACTACCGCCCCGAACTCACCGTGGCCGCGTGCGTGCTGTTCCGAAACTGGGCGGATGCGAACGAGGCCTCGCACCTGGTGGAGCATGGGCCCGCCGCCGAACCCTACGAGCCCGGGCAGTTCTACCGCCGTGAGCTGCCGCACCTGCTCCGGGTGCTGGCACGGGTGGAGGTGCCACTGGAGGCCATCATCGTGGATGGCTATGTGTGGCTCGGCGAGGACCGGCCCGGGTTGGGGGCGCACCTGTACGAAGCGCTCAACCGGGAGGTACCCGTCATTGGAGTGGCGAAGACGGCCTATGTCACCACGGGGCCCTCTGTGCCCGTGCTGAGGGGGAAGAGCCTGCGGCCGCTGTTCGTCGGAGCGGCGGGCATGGACGCGGCCACGGCGGCGGAGCACATCCGGCGAATGCATGGGGCATCTCGCACGCCCACGATGCTGAACCGGGTGGACCGGCTCTGCCGCATGTCCTGA